One window of the Cotesia glomerata isolate CgM1 linkage group LG10, MPM_Cglom_v2.3, whole genome shotgun sequence genome contains the following:
- the LOC123273420 gene encoding cytochrome P450 4g15-like: protein MSLLNNYKSSPVRIWFGQELFIYLFDPDQMKIVLHSPKSVHKEAFVEFFQPWLGTGLFTAPANKWKIHRKLIMPAFYSEILESFFDTINKKSEILVRIMESEINKNEFDILDYISHCVLDIVCETLIGVPSNEQINGKSIYVEAFPKMMRLIYKRIMTIPMHSDFIYNFTKSAQEQKECIKYLHKRTYDNVEQKRRLGYKKIDGKNGVLETATPKRKAFLELLIELSDKGTLSEKEVYEEVDSMMVAANDTTSTVTSLVIFMLANFPDIQEKCYQQLLEIQNKKTNREWKLEKEDLNRMKYLETVIKETMRLFPIAPFATRYVDDDLDIGGGYTLPKGSTAILAFLKAHRSADFWDDPLSFDPDRFSSEQAVKRHPEAYFPFSSGLRHCPGSKYAMMSMKIIIFNLLKNYVLIKDKHVNIEDIELKPDIIIRTSNPLTLKIKRRL, encoded by the exons ATGTCAttgttgaataattataaatcttCGCCAGTAAGAATCTGGTTTGGTCaagaattgtttatttatttatttgatcctGATCAAATGAAG ATAGTTTTACATAGTCCAAAATCAGTTCACAAGGAAGCATTcgtagaattttttcaacctTGGCTTGGTACGGGATTATTTACCGCGCCTG caaATAAATGGAAAATACATCGTAAATTAATAATGCCAGCTTTTTACTcagaaattcttgaatcatTCTTTGacactataaataaaaaatcggaAATTTTGGTCCGAATAATGGAATccgaaatcaataaaaatgaatttgataTATTGGATTATATTTCACACTGTGTTCTTGATATTGTTTgtg aaaCGTTAATTGGGGTTCCTTCGAATGAACAAATAAATGGAAAATCAATTTATGTCGAAGCTTTTCCAAA AATGATGAGGCTAATTTATAAGCGAATTATGACGATACCGATGCATTctgattttatttacaattttacaaAGTCAGCTCAAGAGCAAAAAGAGTGCATCAAATATTTGCATAAGCGAACATACGATAATGTAGAACAGAAACGTCGGCtgggttataaaaaaattgacggtAAAAATGGTGTTTTGGAAACAGCTACACCTAAAAGAAAGGCTTTTTTGGAGTTACTAATTGAATTATCGGATAAAGGAACATTGTCAGAGAAAGAAGTCTACGAAGAAGTTGATTCGATGATGGTTGCTGCAAATGATACAACTTCAACTGTAACTTCACTTGTTATTTTTATGCTTGCTAATTTTCCAGATATACAA gAAAAATGTTATCAACAGCTTTTAGAAATccagaataaaaaaacaaaccgAGAATGGAAACTAGAGAAAGAAGATCTAAACCGTATGAAATATTTAGAGACAGTAATTAAAGAAACAATGAGGTTGTTTCCGATTGCGCCGTTTGCAACGCGTTACGTTGACGATGATTTGGATATTGGAGGAGGATACACACTACCAAAAGGCAGCACCGCAATTTTGGCATTCTTAAAAGCCCATCGTTCTGCTGATTTTTGGGACGATCCTCTTAGCTTTGATCCTGATAGATTTTCGTCTGAGCAAGCTGTCAAACGACATCCTGAAGCTTACTTTCCATTCAGCTCTGGTCTTCGCCACTGCCCTGGTTCAAAGTACGCAATGATGagcatgaaaataattatatttaaccttttgaaaaattatgtgCTCATAAAGGATAAACATGttaatattgaagatattGAACTTAAACCGGACATTATTATTAGAACTTCAAATCCTTTAACTCTCAAAATTAAACGAAGGTTGTAA